Part of the Geobacter pickeringii genome, CGGGTCCACGACGTCAAGGCGATGCGTGACGTTGCGGACATGGCCCATGCCATTGCGTATCCCGCCGACTGACCGTTCCTGCCGGTTCGCCGGACGGGAAGCGGGGGTATGATTCTTCCTGTCCGGTGGCAATGATGCCCGATTCCCTTCAATTATTCGAATGGCGTGACCTCGTCGACATCGCCGTTGTCGCGTTCATCATCTATCGGCTCATTCTGCTCCTCAAGGGCGGAGTGGCGGTCCGCCTGCTTTTCGTCCTGGCGTCCCTCGCTCTTCTCCTGTCGTTTTCCCGCCTTGCCGGTCTTGAGACCTTTCAGTGGCTGCTCGATTCGTTTTTCGGTTCGCTCGTCCTCATCCTGGTCCTCGTGTTCCAGAGCGATATCCGCCGCTCTCTCGTGACGCTGGGGCGGTCGCGGCCAGCACGGGGAGTCGACCAGGATGAGGCCTCGGAGGTCCTTGACGAACTGGTGGGCGCCATGACCGACCTCTCCTCCCGTCGCCACGGCGCCCTGGTCATCGTGGAACGGGAAATGGGGCTCATGCCCTACGTTCAGACCGGTACCGAGATCGACGCCAAGATTACGAGCGAGATCCTCACCTCCATCTTTCTTCCCTATTCGCCGATTCACGACGGAGCGGTGATCGTACGCAAGGGGAAGCTGACCAGGGCTGGCTGCTTCCTCCCCCTTTCGCAGAACCCGAACATCAGCAAGTCCCTGGGGACTCGCCACCGGGCGGCACTTGGCCTGACCGAGCTGACCGATGCGGTGGCGCTGGTAGTCTCCGAAGAAACCGGAATGATGTCGGTCTCGTCGGGGGGGAAACTGACTCCCGTGGCGGACGCCGGGGCGCTGCGCAAACTCCTGAGACGACTTCTCGAGCGGCGGTGGCTGACATGAAGTGGGCCGATCTGACACGACACGCCGAGATCAAGCTCCTCTCTCTCGTCCTTGCCGGTACGCTCTGGATCTCCGTGGCGGGAAACCGCACGGCTGAAATGACGCTCACCGTTCCTCTGTCAGCCCGGGCTCTTCCTGCCGGTCTTGCCGTTGCCCGGATGGAGCACGACGGTCTCCAGGTGACCCTCTCGGGTCCGAAAATTCTTTTGTTGAAGCTCCGGGGTGAAAAGATTATCATGCCGCTCGACATGGGGGGGCTCAAAGAGGGGCGTGTGCTTTTCGCTGGCTTCGACCGGTCGCTTCCTCTCCCGCGCGAGGTGCGGGTGACCCGCGTTTACCCCGCTTCGGTCGAAGTGTTGCTCGTCCGGAGTCCCGCCGAAAAAAATCCCTGATGAATATCACGCAGGAGTATCTATGAAAAAGCTCTTCGGCACCGATGGTGTCCGCGGCGTCGCCAACGTTTACCCGATGACTACCGAGATGGCCATGCAGATCGGCCGGGCCGCCGCCTATCTCTTCAAGAACGGCAACCGGCGGCATCGCATCGTGATCGGAAAGGATACCCGTCTTTCGGGCTATATGCTTGAAAATGCGCTGGTTGCCGGAATCTGCTCCATGGGGGTCGATGTGTTGCTGGTGGGCCCCCTTCCGACCCCCGGCATCGCCAACATTACCTCGTCCATGCGGGCCGACGCAGGGGTTGTGATCTCCGCTTCCCACAATCCGTTCCAGGACAATGGGATCAAGTTCTTCTCCCGCGACGGCTTCAAGCTTCCCGACGAGATCGAGCTGAAGATCGAGGATCTCATCTTTTCCAAAAAGATCGATTCGCTGCGTCCCATCGCGACCGAGGTCGGAAAGGCGTACCGGATCGATGACGCCGTGGGTCGCTATGTCGTTTTCCTGAAGAACACCTTCCCGAAGGAACTCGACCTCACCGGCATGAAGATCGTCCTCGATTGCGCCAACGGCGCGGCGTACAAGGTTGCGCCGGCGGTTCTGGAAGAGCTTGGCGCGGAGGTGATCCCCTACGGCGTGAAGCCCAACGGCTCCAATATCAATGCCGGCTGCGGCTCGCTCCATCCCGAGGTCATCAGCGAAGCGGTGAAGGGGCACCGGGCCGATCTGGGGATCGCCCTCGACGGTGATGCCGACCGGGTGATCTTCGTTGATGAGTTCGGCAACGAGGTGGATGGCGACCACATCATGGCCATCTGTGCCACCGATATGCTGAAGAATAAGACACTGCACAAGAATACCCTCGTGGCGACGGTCATGAGCAACATGGGACTCGACATCGCCGTGAAGCGGGGCGGGGGGAAGGTGGTCAAAACGGCCGTCGGCGACCGCTATGTGGTGGAGGAGATGCTGAAGGAGGGGTATAATCTCGGGGGAGAGCAGTCCGGCCACATGATCTTCCTCGATCACAACACCACCGGCGACGGCATGCTCTCGGCACTCCAGGTCCTCGCCATCATGCGCCGGACCGGAAGGACCCTTTCGGAGCTGGCCGAGGTCATGATCCCGCTGCCGCAGGTCCTGGTGAATGTCCGGGTTGCGGAGAAGAAGGACATCAGGACGATCCCGGAGGTCGCCTCCCTCATCGGGGACATTGAGGGGAAACTCGGGGATGAGGGGAGGATCCTCATCCGCTATTCGGGGACCGAACCGCTCCTGCGGATCATGCTCGAGGGGCAGGACAAGTATCATATCACCGGCTGGGCGAAGGAGATCGCCGATCTGGTGGAGCAGAAGATCGGAGGAAAGTAAGTGGCAAAGCTTGGGGTGAACATCGATCACGTGGCAACGATCCGTCAGGCGCGGGGAGGAGCCGAGCCCGATCCCGTCGCTGCGGCCGCACTGGCTGAGATGGCCGGTGCCGACGGCATAACCGTCCACCTGCGCGAAGACCGGCGGCATATCCAGGACCGGGACCTGAAGCTGTTGCGCCAGACCGTGAAGACCAGGCTCAACCTGGAGATGGCGGCTACCGAGGAGATGGTGGGGATCGCCCTGACGCTCAAACCCGACATGTGCACCCTCGTCCCGGAGAAGAGACAGGAGCTGACCACCGAAGGGGGGCTCGACGTCCGGCTGAACATGTCAGGGCTCGCGGAAGCCGTCGGCAGGCTGCAGGATGGCGGCATCGTCGTTAGCCTCTTCATCGATCCCGATCCCGATCAGGTGAAGGCCGCCAGCAAGATCGGCGCCGACTATATCGAAATCCATACCGGCACCTTTGCCGAGGCGCGGGACTGGAAGAGCGAGCGTGCCGAACTGGAGCGGATCGAGAACGCCATCAAGCTCGGCACCAAGCTCGGCCTGGGGATCAACGCCGGCCATGGCCTCAACTACAGCAACATTCGGAAGGTTGCGGCCCTGGGCGGCATCGAGGAGTTCAATATCGGCCATTCGATCATCTCCCGCGCGGTTTTTGCCGGACTCGACCGCGCGGTGCGGGACATGGTCGATCTCGTGAAGTACGCGTAGGCGCAACGTGATCTTCGGTACGGGGGTGGACATCGTTGACATCACCCGCTTCGAGCGTCTGCTCGGAGAGGGGAACGAGCGGCTCTTCGGGCGGCTCTTCACGGAGCACGAACGCGAATACTGCGCCGGCAAGGCGCGGAGTGCCCAGCACTATGCGCTCCGGTTTGCGGCCAAGGAGGCGTTCCTCAAGGCCTGCGGCCTCGGTTTGCGGGAAGGGATGACCTGGCACGATGTGGAGGTGGTGAGCGACCGCCTCGGCAAGCCCGAACTGCGGCTCCACGGCAGGGCGCTCGCAATTTTCACGGATCTCGAACTGGCAAAGACGTTCGTCGCCCTTTCGCACGACGGCAACTTTGCCGTGGCGATGGTGGTCCTGGAGCGCTCATGAAGGTGGTTACCGGCGAAGTCATGCAGGAGATGGACCGGCGTACCATTCGGGAATACGGGGTGCCGGGGCTCGTCCTGATGGAAAACGCCGGCCGGGGGTGTGCCGATGCCATCAAGGCGACCTTCGGCCTGCAGGGGCCGGGGAAGATCCTCGTGGTGGCGGGGAAGGGGAACAACGGAGGAGACGGCTATGTGATCGCGCGCCTTCTGCGGGAGGAGGGGTGGCTGGTCAAGACGATCGTCCTGGCCGAGCGGGACGAGATTACCGGTGACGCTCGGGCAAATCTGGATCGACTCGCTCCCGCTGCGGTTGTTTTCTCTCCCGCTCCTTCGGGGCTCGCTCCCTGGCACACCGACCTGGAACAGGCGACCGTCGTCGTCGACGCCCTGTTGGGGACGGGATTGCGCAGCGAGGTGCAGGGTGTCTACGCCGAAGCCATTTCCCTGATGAACGGGTGCGGGAAACCGGTGGTGGCGGTCGATATCCCCTCGGGCATCGATGCGGCGACGGGCACGGTGCTCGGGGTGGCGGTGAAGGCCGCTCTTACCGTGACGTTCGCCTTGGCAAAGCGCGGCCACGTCCTTTTCCCGGGGGTCGATCATTGCGGCATCCTCAGGGTCGTCGATATCGGGATTCCCGGAGAGCTGGCCGAAGGGGCGCCGGGGATCGAGTACGTCGACCGTCGGGCGGCACGACTGCTTGTCCATCGGCGTGAGCGCAATGCCCACAAGGGGAGTTTCGGACACTGTCTCATCATCGCCGGCTCCACGGGGAAGAGCGGTGCAGCGGCCATGGCGGCGAACAGCGCGGTGCGAAGCGGTGCGGGACTCGTGACGCTGGCGGCACCCGCGGCGCTGAATACGGTCCTGGAAATCAAGACCACCGAGGCGATGACGTTTCCCCTCGACGACGGGGGACGAGGACTGCTCGATGAAACGGTTCTCCCTCTGGTGATGCAGGCTGCGGCGGGGAAGGGCTCCGTAGCCATCGGCCCCGGACTCTCGTGGGCCCCGGAGACCGCCTGCCTGGTCCGGCAGCTCGTCTCCGAGATTGAGGCCCCCCTCGTGGTCGATGCCGACGGCCTGAATGCCCTTTCGGAGCAGATTGATGTGCTGAAGGGCAAGCGATCACCGGTCGTCGTGCTCACGCCGCACCCGGGGGAGATGGCCCGGCTGGCGGGACTATCCACGGTTGAGGTGGAAGCGAACCGCCTGGGTGTGGCCCGGGAATTTGCCGCGCGATACGGCGTTTACCTTCTCCTCAAGGGAGCGCGGACGGTAGTGGCCGCCCCCGACGGCAGGATTGCGATCAACGGCAGTGGCAACCCGGGAATGGCATCGGGGGGGATGGGGGATGTCCTGACCGGCGTCCTTTCGGCGCTCCTGGGGCAAGGGTACGAGGCGTTCGACGCCTGTTGCCTGGGAGTATTCATACACGGACATGCGGCCGATATCGTTGCCGCGGAGAAGGGGGAGATCGGCATGTCGGCAGTCGATGTGCAGGAGCATCTCCCCTGGGCATTCAACAACCTCATAATGCAGACGGGAGAATGACCATGCTGAAGGTTCGGGACATAATGACGACGGAGGTCGTCACCGTGAGGCTGGAAACCGGCATCAGGGAATTGGCGGAGATCTTCACCACCCGCCGCATCGGCAGCGTGCCGGTGGTGGACGGAGCGGGGAACCTGGTCGGAATCGTTACCGAGTCCGACCTGATCGAGCAGGATCGCAATCTTCATATTCCGACGGTTGTTTCCCTGTTCGACTGGGTTTTCTACGTCGAGAGCGAGAAGAAATTCGAGAAGGAGCTGCTGAAGATGACCGGCCAGACGGTGGCGGACATCTACACCGGTACGGCCGAAACGGTAACGCCCGAGACGTCGGTTTCGGACGTCGCCGACATCATGAGCACCAAGAAGGTTCACACCCTGCCGGTGGTCGAGGGGACGAAACTCGTCGGCATCGTGTCGCGCATCGATCTCATCAAGACCATGGTGAAGTAAGGTTCGTGATTACCATTATTTCGCGCAGTGTCGATGAGACGGTCCGCCTCGGCGAATGTCTCGGGGGGGTGCTGACCGTTGGAAGCTTCGTTTCCCTTTCGGGAGAGCTCGGCAGCGGCAAGACCCATTTTGCCCGGGGGGTGGCGTCGGGGCTTGGCGTCGAGGCGACCGTTCCCGTCACCAGCCCCACCTTTACCTTGTTGAACGAGTACCCGGGGAGAATTCCTCTGTATCATTTCGACCTCTATCGCCTCGGTGGGGGGAGTGATGCGGTAGAACTCGGTTTTGACGAATACTTCCACGGGAGAGGCGCCTGTCTTGTCGAGTGGGCCGAGCGCCTTGGCGAAGAGCTTCCCGGGGAACGGTTGGATGTCGCCCTTTCTTACGTGGATGAAGCTACCCGCAGGCTCGAGTTCGTTCCCCACGGCCCGAACTATGAGGCATTATTAAAAAAATGTTTTGACCGGCGTATTGATTCCTGATATTAAGGGACGATGCGCCGGGCTGTATACGGGTAGATGCCTGTCCGCACTGAACATGGCAAAGGAGGAACTGTAGATGGCTCTGGTGGTCCAAAAATATGGCGGCACCTCGATGGGGTCGGTTGAACGTATCCGCAACGTTGCGAAGCGGGTCGCCAAAACATACGATGCCGGCAACGACATGGTGGTCGTCGTCTCCGCGATGTCCGGTGAAACCAACAAGCTTGTTGCCCTGGCCAACGATATCTGTGAATTCCCGGATAACCGCGAATACGATGTCCTGGTCGCCTCGGGTGAGCAGGTCTCCATTGCTCTCCTGGCCATGTGCCTCAAGTCGATGGGGTACAAGGCGAAATCGTACCATGGGTGGCAGGTCCCGGTGATCACCGACAGCGCCTTCAGCAAGGCCCGCATCGAAGAGATTCCCGACACGAAGATCCGTGCCGACCTGAAGGACGGAACGATTGTCGTCGTTGCCGGCTTCCAGGGCATTGACCGCGACGGTAACGTCACCACGCTGGGCCGCGGCGGATCGGACACCTCTGCGGTGGCTCTGGCTGCCGCCATGAAGGCCGATGTCTGCGAAATCTTCACCGATGTCGACGGTGTCTATACCACCGATCCGAACATCTGCCAGGATGCCCGGAAGATCGAGAAAGTCTCTTACGACGAGATGCTCGAATTGGCGAGCCTTGGCGCCAAGGTGCTCCAGATCCGTTCCGTCGAATTTGCCAAAAAATATAATGTGGACGTGCACGTGCGTTCCAGTTTTAATGATAATCCAGGAACAATGGTTACCAAGGAGGATAAGGATATGGAAGCTGTTCTCGTTTCAGGGATTGCCTACGACAAGAATGAGGCGAAGATCGCTGTCATGGGGGTTCCGGACAAGCCGGGAATCGCCGCCAAGATCCTGTCGCCTCTTTCCGATGCCAATATTTCGGTTGACATGATCGTCCAGAACGCGAGTGAAGGAGGGATGACCGACTTCACCTTCACGGTCACGAAGGCGGATTTCAAGAAGGCGCTCGCCATCACCAAGGAAGTGGCGACGGAGATCAGTGCGAAGGAAGTCGCCGAAGACGAGAATATTTCCAAAATCTCCGTCGTCGGCGTGGGGATGCGCAGTCACGCCGGTGTGGCGACCAAGATGTTCCAGACTCTCGCCAGGGAGGGGATCAATATTCAGATGATCTCCACTTCCGAGATCAAGGTGTCTGTCATCGTGGATGCCAAATACACGGAGCTGGCGGTCCGGGTCCTTCACGACGCCTTCGGACTCTCCGGCAAGTAACTGCCACGGCAAAGAAACGTTTTGCGGATAGCGTCTAGTGTCCGGTGGCCCATCGCGATGCTAAACGCTATTCGCGTATCTAATCTCATACATGCAAGGGTGGACCAATGAGTCTCGTGAAACTGTATGACACCACGCTCCGCGACGGCACACAGGCGGAGGACATCTCGTTTCTCGTTGAAGATAAACTTCGTATTGCCCACAGGCTCGACGAGCTCGGCATTCACTACATCGAGGGGGGGTGGCCCGGAAGCAACCCCAAGGATGTGGCTTTCTTCAAAGACATTAAGAAGGAAAAGCTTTCGCAGGCAAAAATTGCTGCGTTTGGTTCCACTCGCCGGGCGAAGATTACGCCTGACAAGGACCACAATCTGAAAACGCTCGTCCAGGCCGAGCCGGACGTCTGCACCATCTTCGGCAAGACATGGGATTTCCATGTCCGCGAGGCCCTGCGGATATCACTCGAAGAGAACGTGGAGCTGATCTTCGATTCTCTGGAGTTTCTCAAGTCCCGGGTTCCCGAAGTATTCTACGACGCCGAGCATTTCTTCGACGGCTACAAGGCCAATCCCGAATATGCCATCAAGACCCTCAAGGCGGCACAGGACGCCAAGGCGGATTGTATCGTTCTGTGCGATACCAACGGCGGGACCATGCCGTTTGAGCTTGTCGATATCATCAAGGAAGTTCGCAAGCATATTTCGACGCCGCTGGGGATCCATACCCACAACGATTCCGACTGCGCCGTCGCCAATTCGCTCCATGCAGTCGACCAGGGGATCGTGCAGATTCAGGGAACCATCAACGGTTTCGGTGAGCGTTGTGGCAATGCCAATCTCTGCTCCATAATTCCGGCTCTCAGACTGAAGATGCAGAAAGAGTGCGTTAGCGACGAGCAACTCAAGAAACTCCGCGCTCTCTCACGGTTCGTCTACGAACTCGCGAACATCTCTCCCAACAAGCACCAGCCCTACGTCGGGAACTCCGCTTTTGCCCACAAGGGGGGAGTGCACGTGAGTGCGATCCAGCGTCATCCCGAGACGTACGAGCATCTGCGTCCCGAGCTCGTCGGCAACATGACGAGAGTGCTGATCTCCGACCTGTCCGGCCGTTCCAATATTCTTGCCAAGGCCGAAGAGTTCCAGATCAACATGGACAGCAAGGATCCGGTAACCCTCGAGATCCTCGACAACATCAAGGAGATGGAAAACCGCGGTTACCAGTTCGAAGGAGCGGAGGCCTCCTTCGAGCTCCTCATGAAGCGCGCCCTTGGTACCCATCGGAAATTCTTTTCAATCATCGGCTTCCGTTGTATCGACGAGAAGCGTCACGAGGACCAGAAGCCCCTTTCCGAAGCGACGGTCATGGTAAAGGTGGGCGGCAAGATCGAGCATACCGCCGCGGAGGGGAATGGGCCGGTCAATGCACTCGACAATGCTCTGCGCAAGGCCCTCGAGAAATTCTATCCGAAGCTCAAGGAAGTGAAACTCCTCGATTACAAAGTGCGGGTTCTTCCCGCCGGTCAGGGGACCGCATCGTCGATCCGAGTCCTTATCGAGTCGGGGGACAAGGAGAGTCGGTGGGGGACCGTCGGTGTCTCTGAAAATATCGTCGACGCTTCTTATCAGGCGCTTATCGATAGCATCGAGTACAAGCTTCACAAAAGCGAGGAAACGGAGAACGTCAAAAAGTGATCGAGCGGGGTCGGCGGCTTGCACTGTTCTTGCTGGCCGCCCTGATCGCTCTTCCCTTTGTATTTCGAGGCCACGGACAACCTTCTTCAAGGGTGCTCTCCGTGGCCTCGTTCCATTTCGGCGACCACTCCCGCAAGGTGTGTGTGAAGCTGGAGGGAATCCCGGGAGCGAGTGGCATTTATCATCTCTCGCCAGGCGTTTCGTCCGAGACCGTCATTATTATGGCGGTCGGTAGGGTCCCAACGGAACTGCAAGGGAAGCCCGTGCTTCACCAACGTCTGAAAAATGGTGATCTGGTCGCAATAAAGAATGAAAAGGGGGAACCTGTTGAAATAACACTGAAAAGCATCTCAGTGGGAGAACGAATGGTTCTCGGAATTCCCCTTGACCCGACCACGATGACCGAATCTGAGTGGGAGCTGCTTCCCGGTATCGGTCCGACTCTTGCCAAGCGGATTGTGGAGTACCGTCAACAGAATGGCGGTTTTCATGCCTGGCAGGAGCTTGAGCAGGTACCCGGAATTGGTCCTGCAACACTGGAGAAATTACGGGGCTACTTTTGATTCCCTGTAACATGTGTAAATTAAAAAGTTTTTTGCTGTAAGGGGGTAATGGTTAGTTCCGGTACATGATTATTTTCAGAGTTTGGCACATATGGTGAAATCATCCTGAGCACTCACTTTAGTAAACTACACGGATGGGAGGATGCCATATGAAATGTCCGAAATGCAGGGGTAGAATGTTTGCCGAGAAGTTTTATGATTTTGTGAGATCCTTCGACGCATGGAAGTGCACTTGCTGCGGAGAAGTTATTGATCCCACTATTCTGGCGAACAGGGCAAGGAATTACAATCTGTTCCTCGGCTAGGCCTGAGACGACATAGATTAAAAAAAGGGGAGAGTTCCGGCTTTCCCCTCTTTTTTTGTCCGCAAAAAAGTCAATGTGGTCATCTTGCAGAGATGCGTCGTTGGCATTAGAGTACTCACGTACCGTTTGTGAGGATAATGTGTTTCATCGAGTGTCCGGGAGGGGCGATGGCCGGGGAAAGCCTTGTTCAGAATACGGAGCGTTTCACTGACGAACTGCTCAACTGGGTACGAGGGCGCGGCAAGATACTTATTGTGGTGCATGATAACCCTGATCCCGACTGTCTTGCATCGGCAATGGCCCTTCGGCATCTCTTTGTGATGAAGCTCAACCGTGACGCGACCATTGCATTTTCGGGCATGATTGGGCGAAGCGAAAATCTCGCGATGGCAAAGGAACTCCAGATTCCCCTCGCTCCGATGGGGTTGCTTGATTTTCGTGAGTTTTCCGTTGTCTGTATGCTCGACACTCAGCCGGGAACAGGGAATAATTCACTCCCTGCGGATGTCAAGGTTGACATCCTTATCGATCACCATCCGAGCCGGGAGGCAAGCAGGTCATGTCGCTGGGTCGACATCCGGGACGATTACGGGGTTACGGCGACGATTCTCTACGAATACCTCAGTGCCCAGAAGGTCCCCATCAGCACCAAGCTCGCAACGGCATTGTTCTATGCGATCAAATCCGAGACCCAGGACTTGGGGAGGGAGGCAAACAGGCCTGATCGCGATGCGTATCTGCGACTTTTTGCAATCGCCAACAAAAAGCTTCTTTACGAGATAACTCACCCCAAACTGCCAGTTGAATACTTCCTCACCATTAACAGAGCCATCGAGAACACCTCGATTTACGACCGCCTCCTCATCACGAATCTTGGTAATCTCTGTTTCCCTGAAATCGTGGCGGAAATGGCCGATTATTTTCTCCGACTGGAAGGAATCGAGACGGTGCTGGCGATGGGGCACTATGCTGGCGAGATGATCCTTTCAGTGCGAACGGTCCGCCACGATCTCAATGCCGGTGTGCTCATCAGAAAGCTCGTCGAAGGGCGTGGCCTCGCCGGTGGTCATGGCATGATGGCCGGTGGCAAAATCGATGCGGCCGGAGCGTCGGATAAGGACACGCGAGAGATTCGGGATCTGTTGGTGACAAGAATTCTGGTCGAGCTGGGACTCGAAGAGGCAGAGGCCGTTTCTCTTGGCAATCTGAGGAATGCGTCGCGAGGCTCCCGAACGGCTGATTGACAAGGGTATGCCGATCGTTTAAGGTACGTTGCTGCTTGAATCCAGAACAAGAGGAGTCATATGCGTACTGATGGTCGTGGGGCCGAATCCCTCAGAGCGATAAAAATCACCCGCAATTATCTCAAACATGCCGAAGGGGCCGTACTTGTGGAGTTCGGAGATACCAAGGTTATCTGTACCGCCTCGGTGGAAGAGAGTGTTCCTCCCTTTCTGCGCGGAAAAGGGAGCGGATGGGTGACGGCTGAGTATTCCATGCTCCCCCGTGCAACCCATAGCCGCTCGTCTCGGGAAGCCGCACGGGGGAAGATCGGTGGGAGGACCCACGAGATTCAGCGTTTGATCGGACGGTCCCTTCGGGCCGTCATGGATTTGACGCTTCTCGGCGAAAGGTCGGTGTTGATAGACTGTGACGTAATCCAGGCCGATGGAGGCACCAGGACCGCTTCCATTACCGGGGCCTATGTTGCCCTTGTTGATGCGCTTCAGTGGCTGGTTGACCGTGGGGCACTCGCGTCGCTGCCGATCAGGGAGGCAGTCGCGGCCGTAAGCGTCGGGATCGTTGATGGTACCGCTCTGCTTGATCTTGACTACCGCGAGGACTCTTCCGCCGAGGTTGACATGAACTTTGTCATGACTTCTTCGAACCGGTTCGTGGAGGTTCAAGGGACGGCCGAAGCCGAGCCTTTTACGTGTGAGCAGATGGATGCCATGCGTAATCTGGCCATGGCGGGAATTCGGCAGCTCTTCGTCGTTCAGCAAGAGGCACTGCGGCAATGAAGCAACTGGTTGTCGCAACTCGCAACAGGGGTAAATTGAAGGAGTTCGAGCAACTGCTGTCCGGCATGGGGTTTTTGCTCCTCTCTTCAGCAGATTTCCCGGATCTCCCTGACGTGGTCGAGGATGGCGAAACATTCGAGGCGAATGCCGTCAAGAAGGCCCGGGTAGCGGCGCAGGCCACGGGGGTGATGGCACTTGCCGATGATTCCGGCCTTGCTGTCGATGCCCTGGGAGGGGAGCCCGGGGTCTACTCGGCCCGGTATGCCGGTGAATCGGCCACCGACGAACAGAACAACATGAAGCTGTTACAGGCCTTGGCAAATACCCCGCCCTCTGAAAGGAGCGCCGCGTTCCATTGCGTTATCGCCCTCTGCTGCCCCGACGGGAGATGCGAGTCGTTCAAAGGCACGCTTTCGGGGGTGTTGCTCACAGAGGAGAGGGGGACGGAAGGGTTTGGCTACGATCCACTGTTTCTGGTTCCTGCTTTCGATAAGACCCTTGCCGAACTTTCACTGGATGAAAAAAACCAGGTCAGTCATCGGGGGAGGGCTTTGAACGCTCTCAAGGAGTATCTGGCTGCTGGCGGGTCCGTATAAAAATGCTTGCATGGCGAAACGTGATGTGCTAGTTATACAAATTCCACGGGGTGTAGCGCAGCCTGGCTAGCGCACCTGCCTTGGGAGCAGGGGGTCGGAGGTTCGAATCCTCTCACCCCGACCAACTCTGCGCCTGTAGCTCAGCTGGATAGAGCAACGGACTTCTAATCCGTAGGTCAGAGGTTCGAATCCTCTCAGGCGTGCCAATCCCAATATGGTGGCTATGGTGAAGCGGTTAACACTAACGACTGTGACTCGTTCATGCGTGGGTTCGAATCCCACTAGCCACCCCAATTAACAGAGAGCCCCGTGACAAACGGGGCTTATTCGTATGTGCAGGAAGCTTGTGCGAGAGTGGCGGAACTGGCAGACGCACTGGACTTAGGATCCAGCGGGCAACCGTAGGGGTTCGACTCCCCTCTCTCGCACCAACCATGTGGACTGAAAGACATCCCGCCCCAGAGCCAACTCGACTCCGCAAAGGTTTAGTTATATCCTCCAGGCAAACAAATTTTCTGCAATCTAATCCACAAGAGAGGTCGACTCATGACAAGTACCGTTGAAGCACTCAGCACTGTAAAGAAAAAAATCACTTTCGACGTTCCCGCCGAACGGGTTGCTGCGGAAATCGAGAAGGTTTTTGCGCAAATCCGTAAGCGCGCCGCCATCAAAGGGTTCCGGAAGGGTAAGGTTCCCCAGGCGCTCGTTGAGAAGCATTATGCGGATATGATGGAAAATGACGTTTTGAAAAACATCTTCGACGAGACGTATTTCAAGGCTCTTGCCGAACACAAGATTTTCCCTGTTTCGCATCCGGTTATCGAGAGTGACGAGATAAAGCGCGGAGCCCCTCTCA contains:
- a CDS encoding aspartate kinase, translated to MALVVQKYGGTSMGSVERIRNVAKRVAKTYDAGNDMVVVVSAMSGETNKLVALANDICEFPDNREYDVLVASGEQVSIALLAMCLKSMGYKAKSYHGWQVPVITDSAFSKARIEEIPDTKIRADLKDGTIVVVAGFQGIDRDGNVTTLGRGGSDTSAVALAAAMKADVCEIFTDVDGVYTTDPNICQDARKIEKVSYDEMLELASLGAKVLQIRSVEFAKKYNVDVHVRSSFNDNPGTMVTKEDKDMEAVLVSGIAYDKNEAKIAVMGVPDKPGIAAKILSPLSDANISVDMIVQNASEGGMTDFTFTVTKADFKKALAITKEVATEISAKEVAEDENISKISVVGVGMRSHAGVATKMFQTLAREGINIQMISTSEIKVSVIVDAKYTELAVRVLHDAFGLSGK
- a CDS encoding DHH family phosphoesterase, which translates into the protein MAGESLVQNTERFTDELLNWVRGRGKILIVVHDNPDPDCLASAMALRHLFVMKLNRDATIAFSGMIGRSENLAMAKELQIPLAPMGLLDFREFSVVCMLDTQPGTGNNSLPADVKVDILIDHHPSREASRSCRWVDIRDDYGVTATILYEYLSAQKVPISTKLATALFYAIKSETQDLGREANRPDRDAYLRLFAIANKKLLYEITHPKLPVEYFLTINRAIENTSIYDRLLITNLGNLCFPEIVAEMADYFLRLEGIETVLAMGHYAGEMILSVRTVRHDLNAGVLIRKLVEGRGLAGGHGMMAGGKIDAAGASDKDTREIRDLLVTRILVELGLEEAEAVSLGNLRNASRGSRTAD
- the cimA gene encoding citramalate synthase, whose translation is MSLVKLYDTTLRDGTQAEDISFLVEDKLRIAHRLDELGIHYIEGGWPGSNPKDVAFFKDIKKEKLSQAKIAAFGSTRRAKITPDKDHNLKTLVQAEPDVCTIFGKTWDFHVREALRISLEENVELIFDSLEFLKSRVPEVFYDAEHFFDGYKANPEYAIKTLKAAQDAKADCIVLCDTNGGTMPFELVDIIKEVRKHISTPLGIHTHNDSDCAVANSLHAVDQGIVQIQGTINGFGERCGNANLCSIIPALRLKMQKECVSDEQLKKLRALSRFVYELANISPNKHQPYVGNSAFAHKGGVHVSAIQRHPETYEHLRPELVGNMTRVLISDLSGRSNILAKAEEFQINMDSKDPVTLEILDNIKEMENRGYQFEGAEASFELLMKRALGTHRKFFSIIGFRCIDEKRHEDQKPLSEATVMVKVGGKIEHTAAEGNGPVNALDNALRKALEKFYPKLKEVKLLDYKVRVLPAGQGTASSIRVLIESGDKESRWGTVGVSENIVDASYQALIDSIEYKLHKSEETENVKK
- a CDS encoding XTP/dITP diphosphatase, whose product is MKQLVVATRNRGKLKEFEQLLSGMGFLLLSSADFPDLPDVVEDGETFEANAVKKARVAAQATGVMALADDSGLAVDALGGEPGVYSARYAGESATDEQNNMKLLQALANTPPSERSAAFHCVIALCCPDGRCESFKGTLSGVLLTEERGTEGFGYDPLFLVPAFDKTLAELSLDEKNQVSHRGRALNALKEYLAAGGSV
- the rph gene encoding ribonuclease PH, yielding MRTDGRGAESLRAIKITRNYLKHAEGAVLVEFGDTKVICTASVEESVPPFLRGKGSGWVTAEYSMLPRATHSRSSREAARGKIGGRTHEIQRLIGRSLRAVMDLTLLGERSVLIDCDVIQADGGTRTASITGAYVALVDALQWLVDRGALASLPIREAVAAVSVGIVDGTALLDLDYREDSSAEVDMNFVMTSSNRFVEVQGTAEAEPFTCEQMDAMRNLAMAGIRQLFVVQQEALRQ
- a CDS encoding ComEA family DNA-binding protein — encoded protein: MIERGRRLALFLLAALIALPFVFRGHGQPSSRVLSVASFHFGDHSRKVCVKLEGIPGASGIYHLSPGVSSETVIIMAVGRVPTELQGKPVLHQRLKNGDLVAIKNEKGEPVEITLKSISVGERMVLGIPLDPTTMTESEWELLPGIGPTLAKRIVEYRQQNGGFHAWQELEQVPGIGPATLEKLRGYF
- the tsaE gene encoding tRNA (adenosine(37)-N6)-threonylcarbamoyltransferase complex ATPase subunit type 1 TsaE, with protein sequence MITIISRSVDETVRLGECLGGVLTVGSFVSLSGELGSGKTHFARGVASGLGVEATVPVTSPTFTLLNEYPGRIPLYHFDLYRLGGGSDAVELGFDEYFHGRGACLVEWAERLGEELPGERLDVALSYVDEATRRLEFVPHGPNYEALLKKCFDRRIDS